A stretch of DNA from Oryza brachyantha chromosome 4, ObraRS2, whole genome shotgun sequence:
TCTAGTGGAAAGTTTCCACCCAAGGACAGATCTAGCACAAGAACAGGGGGAGGGGCTGTGCCCCCACTATCCCTGTTAAAAAGGCAACTCTCCGATGTatttttactggtagtattatactatcagtagaaaaaagtatcgtactttgttaattacttgattagtagtattttgtaattttttccaataaagatcacaacaaaaaagatgatattaccctttcaaatttttactacacctaatattattggtgatataatttaatcatagttatctgataaaaatagatcaacggtacgaattaaattctactaccagtaaaatgcagcGGAGTCGGTCCTCTGTTAAAAACATGTGAGCCTTCACTAAAATCtcttttaaaattatactacctccgttttagattataagactttctgaatttatctaaattcattcatatatctatgtatatgttttggatatatgtctagatttattaacacaaGACCAGAAAGTTTcaatgaaatggagggaatatgTCAAATATCAATAGAAAGGGGGTTAAAGCTCAATGTAATATGTTCAGACCCTCTAACAGTTTTGACTAGATCCGTCACTGGTTTCGGCCTCCGCCGCTGTGTTTGGTGGAGCAAAAAGAGAACCGGTGTGGAATAATCTTTGTCATAATCCACCCAAAGCAACTAAAAGAGTTGGCTggccaaaaaaaagagaaagatttGCTAGACCAACTGCAGTAGTTCATTCTTTTCTTCTAGAACCGAAAGAGATTGCTAGGCAAAAGTGAAATATCAGGTCAGGAAAAGATAATCGGTGTGGAATAATCTTCGTCATAAATTCATAATCCACTCAAAACAATGCAGACTACAGAGAGTTGATTGACCACAGCAAACTGCAAATTTGCTTAACTGATTCCAACAATTTGATCTCTTTTTACCAGAGAAAAATACTTTTCAAGAAGATAAATAATGACGGCCATTGTCAGGTGAATTTCATCTTGAACCAAGCAAGGTAGCAAAAACATCATGTCACAGTGGTCTGCTTAGTTGGCAACCGCAAAATACACGCGCACAGCAGCAGAAAGAATGGAGAAATTATGAAAAAGCTAAAGATCTCCTATGCCATTCCAAATACAGAAGAATCAGTGGATTTACGTCTCAAAGCAGTCGTAATCTGAGGGGACACTCGTTGCTTCGAGATTGCACACAACCTGTTTGCTGAAAGCAGGAGTGAACCACACACCAAAAAAATGATTGGAAAACAAGGGGCACATGCAATTCAGTTCTCGTGTCGTTATCAGGCCGTCTTGTATTCTGCGACGGTGATCTTGGCGGCGGGGCCGCCCTGGATGTAGACGATGGTGAGCTgcgcgccggcgtcgagcCTTGACATCCATGACGGGAACTCGTACATGTCCTTGGCGTTCGTGCTGGAGACGCCGTAGATTGGCCCGGAGAGCTCCTCGACCTGGAGCTTCAGGTAGGTGATGGCGTGGCCGCACGTGTTCTTCGCTGTGACGACGTGCCGGTAGTAGTCCACGCCGTTCGTCTTCCACGAGTTGGTCACCGTGTGCACGAACTCCAATGGTGAGTCATGATCTgcgcaagcaagcaagcaatcaAGAAATGCAATCTCTTTAACTGTTCTAGATATGGAGATCTCAATGCTACTTGTATTGATTGCATGAATTGGTTTGGGTACCGTTTGATGGTGAGGGGCCCTGCGGCGGCGAGTTGTCCGGTGTGTTATCggcgggcgaggcggcgaggcgcgcgaAGACGCCGCAGATGGGCGCATTGCCGACGAGAGTGGGCTCGGCGTGCTGGTAGTTGCCGCGTTCGTCGGCGTAGCCGTCGTTGGCGTCGGGGCCGCCGACGAGGGCGCCGTAGAGGATGTTGGGGTCGGCGTTCTTGCTGTTGTAGTACTTGTCGAATCCGTCCATGCAGCCGATGGTGGCGTTCATGGCGTAGATGGACGGAATGGACGCGCCACGGTGGTGCACGTGCGTCGGGTAGTAGCTGCCATAGCCGACCATGTAGCTCATCCCCTTGGGGTTCTTCCCGAGGACGTAATCGACCTGGGACCTCGCGAAGCGGAGGATCTCCGATGGCTTCACCTCGCCGTCCGGGCACTTGAGCGTGCCGTGCGACTCGGCGAGGTAGTCGGCGTAGACGGTGAGGAGGAACGTCGACGAGCTCACGTACTGCATGTTGCTCCAGTCATCCACGTACAGGAGACCGCCTGCCCGATCCGTTCAATATATCGATTGGCGCATCAGAGATGATCGATCACGTCGCAAATGCATTACCGATTCTTGGAAGAGGCTAGGATTACCAGTGGTCATCTTGATGTTGTGGCCATTGTTCTTCTGGAGGCAGGAGCAGAGGAAGAACTCGGCCTTGGCCTGGTACTGCTTGAGCGTGGCGGCGCAGCCGGCGGCGTTGCCGCCCTGCTCGAAGAGCACCTTGGAGAGGAGCACCTGGAGCCCGGCGTACTTGTTGTCCCAGGAGAACTCCGTGACGGCCCAGCCGGTGCCGCCGAACGCCTCCGCGTTCTGGGACACGTAGTGGAGGTACTgctcgtcgccggtcgcctcgtacagccacgccgccgcccacagCAGCTCGTCCTCGTAGCCGGAGGCGGAAGGGTAGAACTTCTTGGCGCTCTGCAGGGAGTCGTCGTACTTGCCCCTGAACGCGTCAGCGAACGTGAAGAgctgcacaaaaaaaaacaaaaacaaaaaaaaaacagcaacaATTCATCAGCGTTTCTGCCGCTGCAATCTACATTGCTCTGTGCATGCTCTCTCTGTAGACTGTACCTGCttggcgtggaggaggagg
This window harbors:
- the LOC102702845 gene encoding endoglucanase 13 — encoded protein: MARLRTMRKTPATSSGLVVAASSLLLLLLLLATGAVDASPSDYASAFDKCLQFFEAQRSGKLPADRLVRWRGDSALTDGFSQGVDLVGGYYDSGDHVKFGFPMAYAATMLSWGVVEFEKEMIAANQLHRALDAIRWATNYFIKAHTQPNTLWVQVGDGDSDHLCWERAEDMTTPRTAFKIDANNHGSDVAGETAAALAAASKAFKPYDSMYSDLLLLHAKQLFTFADAFRGKYDDSLQSAKKFYPSASGYEDELLWAAAWLYEATGDEQYLHYVSQNAEAFGGTGWAVTEFSWDNKYAGLQVLLSKVLFEQGGNAAGCAATLKQYQAKAEFFLCSCLQKNNGHNIKMTTGGLLYVDDWSNMQYVSSSTFLLTVYADYLAESHGTLKCPDGEVKPSEILRFARSQVDYVLGKNPKGMSYMVGYGSYYPTHVHHRGASIPSIYAMNATIGCMDGFDKYYNSKNADPNILYGALVGGPDANDGYADERGNYQHAEPTLVGNAPICGVFARLAASPADNTPDNSPPQGPSPSNDHDSPLEFVHTVTNSWKTNGVDYYRHVVTAKNTCGHAITYLKLQVEELSGPIYGVSSTNAKDMYEFPSWMSRLDAGAQLTIVYIQGGPAAKITVAEYKTA